Genomic window (Ictalurus furcatus strain D&B chromosome 26, Billie_1.0, whole genome shotgun sequence):
GTCCTGGTAATGCAACCTGGAGGTGAACCTAATTTCTTAAATGCCTACAGCAGCTTTGCTTTGAGGGTgggctgtgatttttttttaacactaacTGGAAAGCGCATCACAGTAATGACTGGTATCACGTACTTGCgtaatgcattctgggtagtgtAGGAAGCCCGAGATGTAATCTTGCACTACGGAATACTCCACAACATGATGTAGACCTATTCAAGACAAGCTTTTATGCCAAGATGGCTATTTACATgagatcagttgggtgaagtaGACTACATACAGGCTGGCTGAGAAAGATCAGCCATGTTATACACAGCCAGGCTCGTAATGCAGGCCTACAGGAGAGCACCAATCTTGCCTAGGAGCTTACAGTGTACAGTGCCCCCCATTTCTGGAGAAAGGGGAGGATAAAATGTAGCAGGAGGAAGAAAGTGTGATAGTGGACTTTTACCACTCTTCTACACTTGGCTCCAGTAAAACAAGCTgatgatactgtatgtgtatgtgtgtgtgtatatatatatatatatatatatatatatatatatatatatatatatatagtcccaTCTGAAAGTATTGAAAAAGCCATGCCAACTCTATTGTTTTTTCACTAAacattgaaaacatttgggtttgagataaatatgagacgatagatcagattATCAACTTTCAtgtcctcatatttacatctcggtgtgttaaacaacatggcaccttttgtttgaacccacccattttttcaagtgaacagaaatattggaacacgtgactggcAGGTGTtccttgttacccaggtgtgccctgttaaattgactgtttaacaaatgaatagctctgaacgtctactcttggtttgagccctgggtttcacctgtgaagactgcatttgttgttaaaaaggataaaccaacatgaagaccagagagctgtctatgcaTATGCTTCTCCCATGGGAGAAAAGCATGCCATTTTAAGCACAACTCAGCACACTAGGGGCCTGTACCATGAAGCTAATTGAACACACTTAGGGTTATGGGACTGGTTTCAAGTTGACAAAACCAATTCAATGGCAGGTGTGAATGCTTCTGGttgaaaagcaagaaattattttgcggaaatatgaggaatttaaacctacactaaccACAAAAAGAGACACCATTGTGGCTGCCAAAGCTCGGGAACATTACTGATTGTATAAATAGTtaagtttacttttataggtgcacaatgagaataaacggattgaaaacttataacccCAACATCTTTCATGtactttcattaaatataaatgtaaattgttttaattaaatgtttctctgtgAAGTGCACTTCTTACAGTTTGCTGGGGAGTTGAATTAGTCGCGTCACTTATATTATAGgtcactttgctcacagctgattggtccaagttgggtATGAGTTCTCTTACCTAGACCTTAACCTGCCCCGGAGCAGGTTAGCCATGGAGTGTAAGTTACTATGGCGATGAACACCGGTAAAAGCCGAGCCACTTTCATGGTACCTAAAACCCAGGGTTGGCACAAACTAAGCTGAAAGTTACCTGGCTAGCCACCTAAACCAGCTTCATAGTACAGGccccttgttgttgttgttttttgttatagTGAGTACAGTAGGTAGtgttttacacttttacatatttaatgtgtagCTTCAGGTTGTAATGTAGCCACCGTTCATTACTGGTCTCTCTAGTTTGATCTGTATAGGACTAACACGACTTagataaaataaatgtcataaaGAAACTATTTCATCAAAAACAGAAATGGCAGATTAGGgctgtgtaaaatattacaCCAGTACATACTATGCACCAGTACATGCTGATGTGGGCTTACAGCATTTCCCCAATTCtgaaggaataaaatataacaagAAGAACAAACTGTGTTGATACACTGATTATTCAGACAGTTTTTTAGAAGCCACAGTGGCTTACCAAAGTTTCTATACCAGCTACTATAAGCCCTATTCAAATggtattattatattgtaaagTAATTTACAGGGTGTCCAAAAGTCAGAAACCAATGAGAGTACCGAGAAGTACTATGAAGTACTATCTCTACCTTTTTGTACAATGCTAATGCCATTTTATaccttaaataattaataataattaaataataactaCAAAATCACATATAGGTAATTTACCTCTTTTCAGACACCCTATGTTTTGTTCCCTGGGATAACCCCATGGCTTCCTGATGCTACTATGAGTTGATTTCTGTCTGCATGTTTTCTCTCCTTCATATCTGGagaaaatacagtgctgtgaaaaattattttgtggtttcttctgtttttgtgtacatttcatactaaatagttttagatcgtcaaacaaaatacaacataaaacaaaggcagcctgagtaaacacactatacagtaaaaaaaaataaataaataaaaaaagttatctaacacctatcacccacgtgaaaaactaattgcccccttaaacttaaagtctggttgtgccaactttagcagcaataactgcaaccaaacacttccgacttacttctaggaccaggacttactcctatgctttggatcattgtcttgctgcataatctagTTGGGCTTCAGTTAACTTACaaactgaagactggacattctcctttaggattttctggtagagagcagaattcatgtttccctcaattattgcaagttgcccaggccctgaagcagcaaagcatccccacaccatcacactgccaccaccatgcttgaccgaaggtatgatgttctttttgtggaattctgtgtttggtttatgccagatgttacgggacacctgtcttccaaacagttgcactttcgactcatcagtccacagaacattctcccaaaaggtctgaggatcatcaaggtgtgtcttggaaaaattcagacaagccttaatgttcttctgggttagcagtggttttcacctcgctgCTCTTCTATGGataccatttttgcccagtgtctttctgatagtggagtcatgaacagtgacctttattgatgcaagagaggcctgtaggtcctttgatgttgtccttggctcttttgtgacttgctggatgcgTCGTTGCTGTGTTCTTGGAGGAAAtctggaaggtcggccacttctgggaaggttcactactgtacggagttttttcatttggagataatggctctcactgtggttctttggagtcccagagcctttgaaattgCTTTATAACCCttcaatcactttcttcctcataatttctggaatttctctcaattttagtgtagtgtgttactgggtaagatcttttaaccagcttcatgctgttgaaaaagttctatttaagtgttgatttgactgaacagggtttgcagtaatcaggcctggttgtgtctaatccagctgaaccccattgtGAATGCAGTTACACAGATTTgcggaattagtaactatgggggcaaatacattttcacacaggctcagttggtattggataactgtattgcttcaataaacaacattatcatttaaaaactgtattttgtgtttactcaggttccCTTTGTATCatcttaaattttgttttaatttcggAAACAAATTAATATGAGACGTAcccaaaaccagaagaaatcaggtttggggcaaatactttttcacagcactgtacataccACAATTTAACGAGCTCAATGGTGCGCTTCTAATTTAAGTCACATTCAGATAGACATCTCTGTGATGATACCAGAAGTTGTTGCCTCTTGCGGTCAGACACGCTATGTTTAGTCTTTGTGTGTTTAATGACTTCCAGCAGTTGCAAAATTGTGGATGCTTTGGAAGGGTCTCTCAGATGGCTCACTGTTTCGTCTGCACTGGAGCTCCATTAGAAGGAACAAGGGGGAAAAAGTTTGatactcattcatacactgtgTAGACATACACTTTGTAGGTGTATGATTACTGACTGTAGTCCATACGTTGTTATTGTACATTGTGTCACTGCCCTCTACACTGCTTCTCACTGTAAAGAGACCACTATAGATATGATCTGGTGGTTTGATAGATATACCATTTCTGAGCAGAGCAGTGACAGTGACAGTTAATCCTGTGGTTTTGCCTGgatcagattatttgctattAATCAAAATCTTAAGGCGAATTATTTTGGACCATCAATGGCCGTTTAAAAGAGGTGTGAAGTGTCTCTGGGCCGAATGTTTGGTATTTAGGGGAAACACAGCATGAATCCAGAATGGAATTAAAAACATGACTCACAAAAATTAGGAACCACTAATGCAGCTGCTGCCTATATGTCTCTaagagagtgagcgagtgtgtgcgtgcgaagtttgtggacactcgactgaaatgtttctcatgatcttaaaaagcttttgacctgaaggtgtgtgattaaatgtgtgaaatcggtgttgtagacaaaaatataatcgtgccaacgtattcatttcttattagaaaactaacatttcatttacaaaaaaaatcttattttaaacagacgactcggagcgaaatattccgaaaagcagtcGATAAGATTCCAGCGTCgttgggaactcctttaatactgtttaaaaagcatctcagggaaattcctcaagaaatcggttgagaaaatgccaagaatacatttctggaaattctaggaaAAAAGGCCGTCTACTTTGAAGTTGCTAAAATATTAGtctttttgatttaaaaaaaaaaataaaaaaataaaaaaaaaataaaaataaaaatttaaatcacaacataattcccatagttccgtttgtgttattccagagttttgatgactttattattataataaaaaaaaaaatggggggtgtgtgtgtgtggagaatgTCTAAACTTTTCACTGGtagtatgtgtgcatgtaattttttatattatatatatataaaaataatattatatattatacacacacacacacacacacacaagtttctctcttcattcttaTGTCACTGTTGAGACCTCCTGATAAAATGTTTTGCTCGACCCTAACATTCTCATCATTGAAATAATTCTGATATTAGATCCCTCATGTGGTCACCGTTACTACCCAATCCTAAACAAAGGAAGAATACAAAAACAGTTGTAAAATACTGTTTATTTCTTGGATATTGACAACATATGCATTTACATCTGATTTCCCAGCTGGTTGGATTTTATGATGATTTTGACTGGGACACACTGGTGTATTACAACATAGCTAAACATCAAATGAGGCTTGTAGCCAATCTAACACAAGTAGAAGATGCACAGCTCATCATAAACAAAGACTATTAAATCAAACATGCATggcatttaaaatacaaaaaaaaaaaaaaaaaaaaaaccccaccaaaaCTTAAAACTCCTATCCTTCCATTATTCCTCATCCACGAGCACAGAATCCCCTCCATCGATTAGACTCAGTAACTCTGGCTTCCTCAGTAGCGCCCTGTCAGAGCAGACAGACATTAACATTAGGATAAAACACCCTGGGCAAATTCCAGCAGTGACGGAAGCATGTGGGGAAaacgaaaaaaataaaaaataaaaatgcacacatcTTGTGAGTCACACATTTTCAAGACTAGACGACTCCCTGCTGACTGTTTGCTCTAGAATATTCACCACATTCTTTCCTATGTTCGTTTCAGATGAGTGCAACAGCTTAAAAGTGTCACGTAACTGTCTTCTAAACGAATACATTGCTTCACACACACTGGGTGTACGTACGTGGCGAGTAGGACCGTGAGCGGGACCGGGATCTGTATCCTCCACGGCCGTAGTAGGGCGAAGGAGACCTGCGCCTACGTGAACACAGAGTTTAAAGGTCAGCATAGGactaatgtgtatatacacacacacattagtatatttatacaatacatatataatatatttatattttgatatAAATCGCATCAAAATGTGCACCACAGGTCAAACAAGAAGGAATTTAAACGTGTGTCTGCTTAAGAGTGCACACAAACTTTATAAATCACAACTATAATTTGTCAGAGAAATTCTTCAACAAAAGGAACACTATTGTTCTTTCAGTCTGAATATTGGGGTTtccaattaaaaaacaaacaaacaaaaacccctcTGCTTATTCATGATCATCAGAGCAAAACACTCTCCACAAGCCTTAAcataagtttgtggacactcggctgaaatgtttctcatgatcttaaaaagcttttgatctgaaggtgtgtgattaaatgtgtgaaatcggtgttgtagacaaaaatataatcgtgccgacgtgttcatttctttcattagaaaactaacattttatttacaaaaaaaatctttatattttaaacggacgactctgagcgaaatattctgaaaagcagccgataagattccagcgtcggtgtgaactcctttaatactgtttaaaaagcatctcaaggaaattcctcaagaaatcggtcgagaaaacgccaagaatacatttctggaaattctagacaaaaagagcgtctactttgaagatgctaaaatactaaattaatttggattttttttatcacaacataattcccatcgttccgtttgtgttattccagagttttgatgactattactattctaaaatgtgggaaaataaataaaaaaagattgagtgtgtctaaacttgactggtagtgtatatccACAAAGCCTTTTCTGGCCTTCttcaaaaaagtgaaaaacCAACTTTGTGGTAATAGTTTGAGGAAGAACTATATaaagggtgtgatggtcaggtgtccacaaacttatggccatatagtgtatgaaaGACGaccaataatataataacacaCAACTTGGGCTATAATTTTGTATGGCAAAATAAAATCTGGTCATTAACTGTTTTAGTTAAACACGGCTTTAGTGAATTTCCTAACTTGaattttacagcaaaaaaaacaaaaccaaaaaaacaaacagcgtCTCGGACTTTGATAACGTTACGATTCTCATACTGTACCAAGATCTGGAACACGACAATAAGACAGGAAAGGTTCCCTAACACTACACAAACGCTAACACCCTGCTGCTGCACTCTCTGACCTGTAAGATTTGTAGTATTCCCGATCGTCGTAGCGGTCGTATCCTCGGTCGTAGCCGCGGTCGTAGCCCCGATCGTAGCAGTCTCTGGAGCGACTGGAGGACGTGCTGGGTCTTCCTCCGCCGCCGCCGCCACCACCCCCCCCACTGTTTGCACAcgaagaaaggagaaaatggagagaaaagggATGAAGAGGATCTCCATACAAGTGTAAATGTACTGCAGCAAGGCCAAAGTTAGATATATAGAagtttttgtgggtttttttttaaagcctttcAACATGGCCACTCACAATGAACAGTGTAAAGAAAACCCTTCTCTACTTTTAAGTTAGTTTCGAGCAGTACTGGCTGCAGATCAATTTATATACAGCCACGTTACTTGATTAAATCTGTGTTGAGAAGGTAACCGTCGTCAACGGCAACGTTAGCGCTCATGACCGACGTTAGCTGGTTATCGTGTTGCTAACGCTACTCGATATAGTCCGCTGTGCAGCGATTTCAGTCCAAAACATGTTCTCAGGAGAGAGATACGCTTCCGTGAAAGCACTTGTGTTCTTTCCTACTTTACATGTTGAATGTGCCAAGGTGGGAAATGATGACAACTTACAAATTACCGTTTACAAAAGCACCACAAACAGCAATAATTTCAGCAGAGGTCAGTTTGTGAATGAAAAAGGCTTgaagggtttttattttatttaaaacaattgcTGTTCACCCCCGAGACAACAGAGCACTCGACATTAAAACTGTTCCGTTAAAAATAGCGCTGATGTCTCTACTGCTGCAATACTTGCCTCTCGTGACACAGTTAAATTGAGGATCCTGTCCTAGATCAGTGCGATACGCGTAACGTAATGTACACTCACTAGGTTGGCCGTCCCATGTAAATCCcaggtgtgggggtgtgtggtcTCTTGGTGATGGAAAAGTCCACTCGGATACGCCGGCCGTCCAGCTCCATGCCGTTAGCTTGCTCTTTAGCCTGAAAACGTAACAGCAAAACAGTTTAGAGTAACAGACAGAACTGTGCATCTGCTTtaacacaaatcacacacaaaaaaaaaaatataaagcagcagcagctcatcctctggaacacacacacacacacacctccttggAGTCCTCTTTGTTCTCGAAGTAGACGAAGGCGAAACCGCGTGAGCGGCGAGACTGCTGGTCGTACACGATGCTGACGTTGGACAGGGGGCCGTATTTGGAGAACACTTCTCGGAGGTCGCGCTCGGTGGTGTACAGGCTCAGGCCGAACACACCCAGGCAACAGTTGGGGTCAGGGTTCGCCTACAAGACGAAAGCAGAGGAGTTTTATTACCTTACCAAGAGCATTCAAATGAAGTagcaacaaatacatttttttaaaaataaatgtctggGAACTGGTTCTCCCCAAATACCTGGCTAATATAttctaaagcaaataaaatcagTTGATACTGAGGTTTGGAAAGCATCCCAGCAGCAGTGGTAATCACGATTATTAAATACAATTACTAATTGACTGTGGAAACAGCATGCATTTATTGaacgtaataaataaataaaataataatcatgcaTTTACTGAGctcaaataacacacacaaataatgtaagaataaaaataaatgaaatcactATACCACTACATGTACTTTCCTTACTTATTCAAGCTATGGATAGCTgcttacatttgtttttttttgtttttttttaatgcttttgcaCAAAATTTGTGCCTTCTGCATGTTTCCACTGTATTGATGTCTCGCCTGTAAGCTGGCGGAGCACGTCACGTGACGTGACGCATTTCAGCGAATCGCGTACCCAGAAATGTACTTTCCAAGTTCCTtagccaatgaaattctgtcTCCTGTTTTTCTCCTGTAGTGTCTCACTATTAGTGAGCTCTAGAAAGGAAGTGAGCGTATTTAGACCAGCTGTCACGACGCTAGGAGAAATGAGCTTTCCAATGATACCAAACGTTATTCGTTTTTGTTCCACGTCGGACTCTTTGAAAGCAAATTGTTTCCAAACGGCTGAAACAGTTTTATCTTTCTTGTCAACCAAAGGCTCCCTTTTCTGTCATCTCGGCTTGagctgaactaaaaatgccacagCCTGGCGGGGAGCGAGCTTGGCCTTTCGGGGAAAGGCAAAAGCGcaccactgtaaagaaaaatgtcgcgcggtttttaaaaagacaaaacgaGAATCGTGGAAGGCCGTAATTGAAATCAAAAATCCGATTAATCGCACAGCCCTAGTTTCCATGTTGATTTATCATGACATTTATTTCCGTGCACTGTTATTTTAAACCACCAAACACTTGGGCTTTAAGAGATCATAAGTGTGCAATTATGCTTTTTGGATTCGCTCTCTGGATGACGAAGCGAAATCTTAAACCGGGGTATCCGATCTTCTCCGCAAAAGGCGGGtgtaggtgcaggttttcattccagtcaagcaggagccacacccaATTCCACCTGTTTACAATCGGTTGATCTTGGCTTCCAATAGACTCAGGCTtttgctcggttggaatgaaaaacCTTCACCCACACCgaccctttccggataagattggacactcaTCTAAGACCGTTGCTCCGCTCGAGATCCCACTCGTTCGTTGGAAGCGGCAGTGCTACACGACATCGCCCGAATCCCAGAAGCTGAAGTCTGCTTCTGTTTCAGAGTTCACGTCGTTTACTCCTTTCAAAGACACGCTACACGCAGTTTGTTTTCGTTTTCTCCTGTTTGCCTTTGAGAAAATGACTAATCCTTATTACAATCTTATCGTTGTTTTAAACAGGGCTCTAAACTTTTGTCAAAACCACCAGGAAACAAAAACGCCAGCCATTCCCAGTTGAAATGTTGTCGTTCCAAATATTTCCTCTGTTGGGTGTGTTGTGTAATATAAAAGGAACTGGGAGTGTGTGAGATGAGTAATCACAGTAtgatagtggtgtgtgtgtgttgtgtgtgttagagagagagatacaggagGTTCGTACCCGGTTGCCGACATGCCGTCTGCGATTGGACATGGGTGAGTGGCTGCGGCTGCGTCGGTACTCGCGACTGTACGAGCGGCTGCGCGAGTGGCGTCTGCGAGAGCGTGAGCGTGAGTGACGACGGCGAGAGCTCCGGTGGGAACGGGacctgtgtgagagagaaaaacaggttttgtttttaaaaaaccccactCATTCATCGTCTGAAGAATACGCGTCTCCATTTTTCACGAAGCAGCAAACATTAATCTGAAGAATTGCAACGTTTCCCCGGGTCTTTACACTTTCGTTACGAATGCAACGAACATATCAGTTAGCTTGTCTGCTCAAATGAGAACACAAAACacttagttttatttatttatttttttaaaaagagaaacttAAGTATAGCCTACATGATATGATGAAAGATATTAACTTGGCAATGTTCGGCACCGTGCTTTGTCCGTCAACACAAACGCAAAATACCTTTGTCTCCTCCTCCCCTCCCATTAAGAGACATGCGAGGTATAAAGAAAGATCATTACCTGGACCTGGACTTCGACCTGGACCTGGAGCGAGACTTGGATCTGGAGCGGGAGCGGTGGGAGCCATCCTTAGATCTTCCTGGCGAGTTGCTGGTCGACTTCACGGAGCCTCTGGGACTCACACTCCGAGAGCGGGACTCCTGCACAATCCAAACCAAATGAGAACAACAGAACCAGAGCGAGAACCTCCCATGCATCAAGTCATGACCCCAGACCTCTTATTGACTAATCATGTTGACAAACAGACTTGTTAAAGCTGGAGTCGGTTTAAATTCCATTGCATCATGAaggagttttttattttatttatttttttttaaataaacaaaacactgacTAACATTAGGATATCGTTTACAATGCGTTGTCTTTATGACAGAAAGAGTAGCATGCAAACTTTAATGAAAGAGTTGATATTCAAACAGAAACAGACTAATGCACATTACT
Coding sequences:
- the LOC128602130 gene encoding transformer-2 protein homolog alpha-like isoform X2, which encodes MHGRFSLWFCCSHLVWIVQESRSRSVSPRGSVKSTSNSPGRSKDGSHRSRSRSKSRSRSRSKSRSRSRSHRSSRRRHSRSRSRRRHSRSRSYSREYRRSRSHSPMSNRRRHVGNRANPDPNCCLGVFGLSLYTTERDLREVFSKYGPLSNVSIVYDQQSRRSRGFAFVYFENKEDSKEAKEQANGMELDGRRIRVDFSITKRPHTPTPGIYMGRPTYGGGGGGGGGGRPSTSSSRSRDCYDRGYDRGYDRGYDRYDDREYYKSYRRRSPSPYYGRGGYRSRSRSRSYSPRRY
- the LOC128602130 gene encoding transformer-2 protein homolog alpha-like isoform X3 — its product is MSNRRRHVGNRANPDPNCCLGVFGLSLYTTERDLREVFSKYGPLSNVSIVYDQQSRRSRGFAFVYFENKEDSKEAKEQANGMELDGRRIRVDFSITKRPHTPTPGIYMGRPTYGGGGGGGGGGRPSTSSSRSRDCYDRGYDRGYDRGYDRYDDREYYKSYRRRSPSPYYGRGGYRSRSRSRSYSPRRY
- the LOC128602130 gene encoding transformer-2 protein homolog beta-like isoform X1 produces the protein MSDNEKEFVVKESRSRSVSPRGSVKSTSNSPGRSKDGSHRSRSRSKSRSRSRSKSRSRSRSHRSSRRRHSRSRSRRRHSRSRSYSREYRRSRSHSPMSNRRRHVGNRANPDPNCCLGVFGLSLYTTERDLREVFSKYGPLSNVSIVYDQQSRRSRGFAFVYFENKEDSKEAKEQANGMELDGRRIRVDFSITKRPHTPTPGIYMGRPTYGGGGGGGGGGRPSTSSSRSRDCYDRGYDRGYDRGYDRYDDREYYKSYRRRSPSPYYGRGGYRSRSRSRSYSPRRY